From Pseudoleptotrichia goodfellowii, a single genomic window includes:
- the polA gene encoding DNA polymerase I, whose translation MKKAVILDTSAVMYRTHFALMGMRNSKGMATGATYGFVNTLEGIIKEFNPDYLVACLDIKRSELKRSEELETYKAHRESMPDDLVAQQDMIMSVLDSYKIPKYKINGYEADDVIATLATKFSEDKEEEIEVYIVTGDKDLAQLVNGKINIALLGKGDKKSLFRYIRNDNDVIEYLGVTPDKIPDLFGLMGDSSDGIPGVSGIGPKTGVELILKYGNLESLYENIDEIKGKRKEKLIEDKEKAFLSRKLATVHRNIEMEYDKDKLKMESKDTEKLLSIYRTMEFKKFAATIENEMKKQGKAVNDESNGKISLFGGIVNHPDASDNKISNENRQTEDKTTREKIEWSDAENVLNGMKEEVSIFGNEFGFAICDGERNIVLLNHENTDYGSINKVYEKLKEKSVIGYNIKEYLKKGMGYRQYFDIMLAWYVLGTESSQDLENIIFSELGVNLEKFEEQFKKRKPEEISEEEKTQFLWERAFYVKELKEILENRLKSEDLTNVFENLENKLVPVLASMEMYGIKINKEYFENYKKELQENIEKLEGEIYSLSGEAFNIGSPKQLAEILFDKMGIEPVKKTKTGYSTDVEVLEELALRGIEIAEKLLEYRGFTKLLSTYVEPLPKLADEKDRIHTTFNQNGTSTGRLSSTNPNIQNIPVRTDEGIKIRKGFISEEGWSLVSFDYSQIELRVLAELSKDENLVLAYKKDKDLHDLTARKIFFKADEEQVTREERSIAKVINFSILYGKTPFGLSKELKIPVADASLYIKTYFEQYPKVKRFLENILENAKLNGFVETLYGTRRYIKGINSSNKNLQAQANRMAVNTVVQGTAANIIKKVMIKLYDEFKNKDDIKMLLQVHDELIFEVKDDAIEKYTDKIKEIMENTVNFEDIKLSANGSVAKDWGALK comes from the coding sequence ATGAAAAAAGCGGTAATACTTGATACGAGTGCTGTTATGTACAGAACACATTTTGCACTTATGGGAATGAGAAATTCCAAAGGAATGGCGACAGGGGCAACTTACGGTTTTGTGAACACTCTTGAAGGAATAATAAAAGAGTTTAATCCCGATTATCTGGTTGCATGTCTTGATATAAAAAGAAGTGAACTTAAAAGATCTGAGGAACTTGAAACATATAAGGCTCACAGAGAAAGTATGCCCGATGATTTGGTAGCTCAGCAGGATATGATTATGTCCGTTCTTGACAGCTATAAAATACCTAAATATAAAATAAACGGCTATGAAGCCGATGATGTAATAGCTACTCTTGCTACAAAATTTTCCGAAGATAAAGAAGAGGAAATAGAAGTATATATAGTGACCGGAGATAAAGATTTGGCACAGCTCGTAAACGGTAAGATAAATATAGCTTTATTGGGAAAAGGAGATAAAAAATCTTTATTCAGATATATAAGAAATGATAATGATGTTATAGAGTATTTAGGGGTTACTCCCGATAAAATACCGGATTTATTCGGATTAATGGGGGATAGTTCCGACGGAATACCGGGAGTTTCGGGAATAGGTCCTAAAACAGGGGTAGAACTTATTTTAAAATACGGTAATTTGGAAAGTCTTTATGAAAATATTGACGAGATAAAAGGGAAAAGAAAAGAAAAACTTATAGAAGATAAGGAAAAAGCTTTTCTCAGCAGAAAACTCGCAACAGTACACAGAAATATCGAAATGGAATATGATAAAGATAAACTGAAAATGGAAAGTAAAGATACGGAGAAACTGCTTTCAATATATAGAACAATGGAATTTAAAAAATTTGCAGCAACAATCGAAAATGAAATGAAAAAACAGGGGAAAGCCGTAAATGATGAAAGTAACGGTAAAATTTCTCTTTTCGGAGGAATAGTTAATCATCCCGATGCCTCTGATAACAAGATTTCTAATGAAAATAGACAAACTGAAGATAAAACAACCAGAGAAAAGATTGAATGGTCTGACGCGGAAAATGTTTTAAACGGAATGAAAGAGGAAGTATCGATTTTCGGAAATGAATTCGGATTTGCAATATGCGACGGTGAAAGAAATATTGTATTGCTGAATCATGAAAATACCGATTACGGCTCGATAAATAAAGTGTATGAAAAATTAAAAGAAAAGTCCGTAATAGGTTATAATATAAAAGAATACCTGAAAAAAGGTATGGGATATAGACAGTATTTTGATATAATGCTTGCCTGGTATGTTTTAGGGACTGAAAGCTCTCAAGATTTGGAAAATATCATTTTTTCCGAATTGGGAGTAAATCTTGAAAAATTTGAAGAGCAGTTTAAAAAGCGAAAACCTGAAGAAATAAGTGAAGAAGAGAAAACTCAATTTTTATGGGAAAGAGCCTTTTATGTAAAAGAACTGAAAGAAATATTGGAAAATAGATTGAAAAGTGAAGACCTGACAAATGTTTTTGAAAATCTTGAAAATAAACTTGTGCCCGTATTGGCAAGTATGGAAATGTATGGAATAAAAATTAATAAAGAATATTTTGAAAATTATAAAAAAGAATTGCAGGAAAATATTGAAAAACTTGAAGGAGAGATATATTCTCTTTCGGGAGAGGCTTTTAATATAGGATCGCCTAAACAGTTGGCAGAAATATTATTCGATAAAATGGGGATAGAGCCTGTGAAAAAAACGAAAACGGGATATTCTACAGATGTGGAAGTATTGGAAGAACTGGCTTTAAGAGGAATAGAAATAGCGGAAAAACTTCTTGAATACAGAGGATTTACAAAACTGCTTTCCACTTATGTAGAGCCGTTGCCGAAGTTGGCAGACGAAAAAGACAGAATACACACTACATTTAATCAGAACGGTACATCTACAGGAAGACTTTCTTCAACAAATCCGAATATTCAAAATATTCCCGTGAGAACAGATGAAGGGATAAAAATAAGAAAAGGATTTATTTCGGAAGAGGGTTGGAGCCTTGTATCTTTTGATTATTCACAAATAGAATTGAGAGTTTTGGCAGAATTGTCTAAAGATGAGAATTTGGTACTTGCATATAAAAAAGACAAAGATTTGCATGATTTGACAGCGAGAAAAATATTTTTTAAAGCTGATGAAGAACAGGTTACGAGAGAAGAAAGAAGCATAGCAAAGGTTATAAATTTCAGTATTTTATACGGAAAAACTCCTTTCGGATTGTCGAAAGAGCTGAAAATACCTGTGGCAGATGCTTCGTTATATATAAAAACTTATTTTGAGCAGTATCCGAAAGTAAAAAGATTCCTCGAAAATATTTTGGAAAATGCAAAATTGAACGGATTTGTGGAAACACTATACGGGACAAGAAGATATATAAAAGGAATAAATTCAAGTAATAAAAATTTACAGGCACAGGCAAACAGAATGGCTGTAAACACTGTTGTTCAAGGAACAGCTGCAAACATTATAAAAAAAGTAATGATAAAACTGTATGATGAGTTTAAAAATAAGGATGATATAAAAATGTTGCTTCAAGTACACGATGAACTTATTTTTGAAGTGAAAGACGATGCAATAGAAAAATATACAGATAAAATCAAAGAAATAATGGAAAATACTGTAAATTTTGAAGACATAAAATTAAGTGCAAACGGATCTGTGGCGAAGGATTGGGGGGCATTGAAATAA
- a CDS encoding AzlD domain-containing protein, with amino-acid sequence MNNFTIVLLILVTALITAFIKLAPLFIKIPDDNPIINKFFEALPYTVLTILIFPDIFTSTGTGTFNLIKVLAGIVIIVWLSLKKFSLGIVVPVSIAAIFMFDIVKLFIK; translated from the coding sequence ATGAATAATTTTACAATAGTGCTTTTGATTCTGGTTACAGCTTTAATAACGGCTTTTATTAAACTGGCTCCGTTATTTATAAAAATTCCTGATGATAATCCGATAATAAATAAATTTTTTGAGGCATTGCCTTACACGGTTTTAACAATACTGATTTTTCCCGATATCTTTACATCTACAGGAACGGGAACTTTCAATCTGATAAAGGTTTTGGCAGGAATAGTTATAATAGTTTGGCTTTCACTGAAAAAATTCAGTTTGGGAATAGTTGTTCCCGTGTCGATTGCGGCAATATTTATGTTTGATATAGTAAAGCTGTTTATTAAATAA
- a CDS encoding AzlC family ABC transporter permease, producing the protein MENYLKGVKDGLGIGIAYIPSGMTLGLISNSFGMKSILMALMSLTLYAGSAQTILLKALYISKSTFIEIAVSVFMINLRYSLLNLIIYREIKNHTTLGERIFVGLGLTDETVAYLRIRKAKNPYYIKGVNTLPYLLFGAGSVIGSLFGDLIPEIFSASMNFILYAAFLSLLVSALKANFKYIKVVLIVIVFKKIFEYIPVSNGWAMIFIMFLSSLVYALMTYKEGVKENE; encoded by the coding sequence TTGGAAAATTATTTAAAAGGAGTAAAAGACGGATTGGGGATAGGTATAGCCTATATTCCGTCAGGGATGACATTAGGACTGATTTCAAACAGTTTCGGAATGAAATCGATATTAATGGCATTGATGTCATTGACTTTGTATGCGGGAAGTGCTCAGACGATATTGTTGAAAGCATTGTATATATCAAAATCGACTTTTATAGAAATAGCAGTTTCTGTATTTATGATTAATTTGAGATATTCTTTGCTGAACTTAATAATATACAGAGAAATCAAAAATCATACTACATTGGGAGAAAGAATCTTCGTAGGATTGGGACTTACAGATGAAACTGTAGCTTATTTGAGAATAAGAAAGGCTAAAAATCCTTATTATATAAAGGGAGTAAACACTCTTCCCTATTTACTTTTCGGTGCCGGATCGGTAATAGGAAGTTTATTCGGAGATTTAATACCGGAAATCTTTTCTGCAAGCATGAATTTTATATTGTATGCAGCATTTTTAAGCCTTCTTGTAAGTGCCCTGAAAGCGAATTTTAAATATATAAAAGTCGTACTGATAGTTATAGTATTTAAAAAAATATTTGAATATATACCCGTAAGTAACGGATGGGCCATGATTTTTATTATGTTTTTATCGAGTTTGGTATATGCTCTTATGACTTATAAAGAAGGAGTGAAGGAAAATGAATAA
- a CDS encoding PfkB family carbohydrate kinase — translation MTEREKQIINLIKENPLITQEEIAATLNCARTSIAVHISNLMKKGIILGKKYIINEDPYILTIGGTNVDIQGKSYSTVVRYDSNPGSVTISFGGVGKNIAENINKLGINSKFVTALGDDIYGKNIKEYLNNQNLDISDSLFLKNQQTSMYVSILNDDKEMEMAVSSTDICKNITPEFLETIRKKITNAKLLVLDTNLEEEALRYIAFLRRKPNLILDTVSTKKSLKAKEFIGRFHTIKPNKLEAEILSGITIYSNDDLERAGEYFLHKGVKKVLISLGAKGVFYMTQDKQGIIKIPRINTVSSTGAGDAFVAGLAYGEYNDYDIEEASKFGLGAAILTSLNEKTVSDHISVKNVENIIKEMEI, via the coding sequence ATGACAGAACGTGAAAAGCAGATTATTAATTTAATCAAAGAAAATCCCCTCATTACTCAGGAAGAAATCGCAGCTACGTTAAATTGTGCGAGAACTTCCATCGCCGTTCACATAAGTAATCTTATGAAAAAAGGTATTATTTTGGGAAAAAAATACATCATTAATGAAGATCCTTACATTCTTACTATCGGGGGAACGAATGTGGATATTCAGGGTAAATCTTACAGTACTGTTGTACGTTACGATTCAAATCCCGGTTCGGTCACTATTTCTTTCGGCGGTGTTGGAAAAAATATTGCGGAAAATATAAATAAATTGGGGATAAATTCAAAATTTGTAACAGCTTTGGGAGATGACATATACGGAAAAAACATTAAAGAATATTTGAATAATCAAAATCTTGATATTTCCGATTCGTTATTTTTGAAAAATCAGCAGACATCAATGTATGTATCTATCTTAAACGACGATAAAGAAATGGAAATGGCAGTTTCATCTACAGATATATGTAAAAATATTACTCCTGAATTTTTGGAAACAATAAGAAAAAAAATAACTAATGCAAAACTTCTTGTGTTGGATACAAATTTGGAAGAAGAAGCATTGAGATACATTGCTTTCTTAAGAAGAAAACCTAACCTTATACTTGATACGGTCTCTACAAAAAAATCGTTAAAAGCAAAAGAATTTATAGGAAGATTCCATACTATAAAGCCTAATAAACTTGAAGCGGAAATTTTATCAGGTATCACAATTTACAGTAATGACGATCTTGAAAGAGCAGGAGAATACTTCCTTCACAAAGGAGTTAAAAAAGTCCTTATTTCTTTAGGAGCAAAAGGAGTATTTTATATGACTCAGGATAAACAGGGAATTATAAAAATACCGAGAATAAATACTGTAAGCTCCACAGGAGCGGGAGATGCCTTTGTTGCTGGACTGGCATACGGAGAATACAATGATTATGATATAGAAGAAGCTTCAAAATTCGGTTTGGGAGCTGCTATCCTTACTTCATTGAATGAAAAAACAGTAAGCGATCATATAAGTGTTAAAAATGTAGAAAATATTATTAAGGAGATGGAAATATAA
- a CDS encoding ASCH domain-containing protein: MNINKIIEKYIETLTEEERKNIYISKFSFGDENDIQMQNDLAQLVLKGEKTATTSLYSLYDFENERIPQVGDINVILDGNSNEVCVTVNTKVYSLPFKDISEEYAYKEGEGDKSLEYWKKVHKDFFIKEAEGNFNESMEVLCEEFELLK, from the coding sequence ATGAATATAAATAAAATTATAGAAAAATATATAGAAACATTAACAGAAGAAGAAAGAAAAAATATTTATATATCCAAGTTCAGCTTCGGAGATGAAAATGATATTCAAATGCAGAATGATTTGGCACAACTTGTATTGAAAGGAGAAAAGACTGCAACGACTTCGTTGTATTCTCTGTATGACTTTGAAAATGAAAGAATACCCCAAGTTGGAGATATTAATGTAATTTTGGATGGTAACAGTAACGAGGTTTGTGTAACTGTAAATACAAAAGTTTATAGTCTTCCTTTTAAAGATATATCTGAAGAATATGCTTACAAAGAAGGAGAAGGAGATAAAAGTCTTGAATACTGGAAAAAAGTTCATAAAGACTTTTTCATAAAAGAAGCTGAAGGAAATTTTAATGAAAGTATGGAAGTATTGTGTGAGGAATTTGAATTATTAAAATAA